From Streptomyces sp. NBC_01460, a single genomic window includes:
- a CDS encoding S8 family serine peptidase: MLMTKESPSSIPGARRAARIAAAAGLAAALAASGAAPVFAADDPAPSPVKPAATSAKGDKLGEADAGVLAKAEAEGEKTITMMVATTPGATEQVAEQLDSVKGSVLGRTYDKLGYVRATVPTATAEATIKAAQKLSSVQGIDLKQEIKLDDPTPAGDRATGAKQPKDTGSYAAPGRNTPAKNPYNPSFETGAVDFVKQHPKADGRGITIGVLDSGVDLGHPALQKTTTGERKIVDWVTATDPVSDGDGTWLRMTAAVAGPTFTIGGRTYSAPEGSYKIQLFSEAATKGGDMAGDLNRDGDTTDVWAVLYDAVAGTVRVDLDNDADFGDEAVLKPYKDKHQVGYFGTDNPATQIVERIPFVVETRKDVVYNAAGAKADFVNIGVIESEHGTHVAGITAANGLFGGKMNGAAPGAKVVSSRACTWSGGCTNIALTEGMIDLVVNRGVDVVNMSIGGLPPLNDGNNARAELYKRLIDIYGVQLVISAGNEGPGVNTIGDPGLADHVISVGASISKETWAANYGSNVTKKYDMLPFSSRGPREDGGFTPTLTAPGASINTTQTWFPGGPVKEAGYTLPAGYSMLQGTSMSSPQAAGATALLLSAAKQKHIELPPADLRTALTSTATHIDGVPAHAQGAGLIDIVGAWKQIEKQGTPAHEYTVKAPVDTAIDFALKDPGFGTGLYDREGGLKTGQTKYYDITVTRTTGPDRDVQHKLSWKNNDGTFGLSSPEYVSLPLGTPVKIKVRAKPVKDGVHSAILQVDDKKTSGIDQQILSTVVVAKDLVKPGYAFSTTGSVQRNGTTSYFVNVPEGAETLEVALSALRSGSQTRFISIHPYGVAVEDSSTINCYPNYENPANTCRPDTRSYKAPQPGVWEIEVESRRTSPLLDNPYKLDVSLLGASFDPAVQTIAEAKIGTPAAVNWTVTNNAGDLKGSLKGGSLGSADVERPSISTGGEYTKTVTIGEGVEKLDVAIGNTSDANADIDLYVYSEDGTEVGASTTAGSEESVSLVKPAAGTYTVVIDGYSVPAGTTEYDYRDVYYAPSLGAIKVDESKAVNLVNGASAQVGAEVVVAGAAPEGRQFFGEVQLVNARGTAAGTGSVVIEKVTP; encoded by the coding sequence GCGAAGGCCGAGGCCGAGGGCGAGAAGACCATCACCATGATGGTCGCCACCACCCCGGGCGCGACCGAGCAGGTCGCCGAACAGCTGGACTCCGTCAAGGGGTCCGTGCTGGGGCGGACGTACGACAAGCTCGGCTACGTCCGGGCGACCGTGCCGACCGCGACCGCCGAGGCCACCATCAAGGCGGCGCAGAAGCTCTCCTCCGTCCAGGGCATCGATCTCAAGCAGGAGATCAAGCTGGACGACCCGACGCCCGCGGGCGACCGGGCCACCGGGGCGAAGCAGCCGAAGGACACGGGCAGTTACGCGGCCCCGGGCAGGAACACCCCGGCGAAGAACCCGTACAACCCGTCCTTCGAGACGGGCGCGGTCGACTTCGTGAAGCAGCACCCGAAGGCCGACGGCCGCGGGATCACCATCGGTGTCCTGGACTCCGGTGTCGACCTCGGCCACCCCGCACTCCAGAAGACCACCACCGGCGAGCGCAAGATCGTCGACTGGGTGACGGCGACCGACCCCGTCAGCGACGGCGACGGCACCTGGCTGCGGATGACCGCCGCCGTGGCCGGCCCGACGTTCACCATCGGCGGCCGCACCTACTCGGCGCCGGAGGGGTCCTACAAGATCCAGCTCTTCTCCGAGGCCGCCACCAAGGGTGGCGACATGGCCGGGGACCTGAACCGGGACGGGGACACCACCGACGTCTGGGCCGTGCTCTACGACGCGGTCGCCGGCACCGTCCGGGTGGACCTGGACAACGACGCGGACTTCGGCGACGAAGCCGTGCTCAAGCCGTACAAGGACAAGCACCAGGTCGGCTACTTCGGCACGGACAACCCGGCGACGCAGATCGTCGAGCGCATCCCGTTCGTCGTCGAGACCCGCAAGGACGTCGTCTACAACGCGGCCGGCGCCAAGGCCGACTTCGTGAACATCGGCGTCATCGAGAGCGAGCACGGCACCCACGTCGCGGGCATCACCGCGGCCAACGGCCTGTTCGGCGGCAAGATGAACGGCGCGGCGCCCGGCGCCAAGGTCGTCTCCTCGCGTGCCTGCACCTGGTCCGGCGGCTGCACCAACATCGCGCTGACCGAGGGCATGATCGACCTCGTCGTCAACCGCGGCGTCGACGTCGTCAACATGTCGATCGGCGGCCTGCCGCCCCTCAACGACGGCAACAACGCGCGCGCCGAGCTCTACAAGCGCCTCATCGACATCTACGGCGTCCAGCTGGTCATCTCGGCCGGCAACGAGGGCCCCGGCGTCAACACCATCGGTGACCCCGGCCTCGCCGACCACGTCATCTCCGTGGGCGCGTCGATCTCCAAGGAGACCTGGGCCGCCAACTACGGCTCGAACGTCACCAAGAAGTACGACATGCTGCCCTTCTCCTCGCGCGGCCCGCGTGAGGACGGCGGCTTCACGCCGACCCTGACGGCACCGGGTGCGTCGATCAACACCACGCAGACCTGGTTCCCGGGCGGTCCGGTCAAGGAGGCGGGCTACACCCTCCCCGCCGGCTACTCCATGCTGCAGGGCACCTCGATGTCCTCGCCGCAGGCCGCCGGTGCGACCGCGCTGCTGCTGTCCGCCGCGAAGCAGAAGCACATCGAGCTGCCCCCGGCCGACCTGCGGACCGCGCTGACCAGCACGGCCACCCACATCGACGGCGTGCCCGCGCACGCCCAGGGTGCCGGTCTGATCGACATCGTCGGCGCCTGGAAGCAGATCGAGAAGCAGGGCACCCCGGCGCACGAGTACACGGTGAAGGCCCCGGTCGACACCGCGATCGACTTCGCGCTCAAGGACCCGGGCTTCGGCACCGGCCTGTACGACCGCGAGGGCGGCCTGAAGACCGGCCAGACGAAGTACTACGACATCACCGTCACCCGCACCACGGGCCCGGACCGCGACGTCCAGCACAAGCTGTCGTGGAAGAACAACGACGGCACGTTCGGGCTGAGCAGCCCCGAGTACGTCTCGCTGCCGCTCGGCACCCCGGTGAAGATCAAGGTCAGGGCGAAGCCCGTCAAGGACGGCGTCCACAGCGCCATCCTGCAGGTGGACGACAAGAAGACCTCCGGCATCGACCAGCAGATCCTCTCCACGGTGGTCGTCGCCAAGGACCTCGTGAAGCCGGGTTACGCGTTCTCGACGACCGGCTCGGTGCAGCGCAACGGCACCACGTCGTACTTCGTGAACGTCCCCGAGGGCGCCGAGACCCTGGAGGTCGCGCTGAGCGCCCTGCGCTCGGGCAGCCAGACGCGGTTCATCTCCATCCACCCCTACGGGGTCGCGGTGGAGGACAGCTCCACGATCAACTGCTACCCGAACTACGAGAACCCGGCCAACACCTGCCGTCCGGACACGCGCTCCTACAAGGCCCCGCAGCCCGGCGTCTGGGAGATCGAGGTCGAGTCCCGCCGTACGTCGCCGCTGCTCGACAACCCGTACAAGCTGGACGTCTCGCTGCTGGGCGCCTCCTTCGACCCGGCGGTGCAGACCATCGCCGAGGCGAAGATCGGCACCCCGGCCGCGGTGAACTGGACGGTCACCAACAACGCCGGTGACCTGAAGGGCTCCCTCAAGGGCGGCTCGCTGGGCTCGGCGGACGTCGAGCGCCCGTCGATCTCCACCGGCGGCGAGTACACCAAGACGGTCACCATCGGTGAGGGCGTCGAGAAGCTCGACGTCGCCATCGGCAACACCTCGGACGCCAACGCCGACATCGACCTGTACGTCTACTCCGAGGACGGCACCGAAGTCGGAGCCTCGACGACGGCGGGCTCGGAGGAGTCGGTCAGCCTGGTGAAGCCGGCGGCGGGCACGTACACCGTCGTCATCGACGGCTACTCGGTCCCGGCCGGGACCACCGAGTACGACTACCGGGACGTGTACTACGCCCCGTCGCTCGGCGCGATCAAGGTCGACGAGTCGAAGGCCGTGAACCTGGTCAACGGCGCGTCCGCCCAGGTCGGCGCCGAGGTCGTGGTCGCCGGAGCGGCTCCCGAGGGCCGGCAGTTCTTCGGCGAGGTCCAGCTCGTGAACGCCCGCGGCACCGCGGCGGGCACCGGCAGCGTCGTGATCGAGAAGGTCACGCCGTAG
- a CDS encoding aspartate-semialdehyde dehydrogenase, producing MKVGIVGATGQVGTVMRRILAERKFPVAELRLFASARSAGSTLAYEGTDITVEDASTADYTGLDIVLFSAGGATSKALAEKVASQGAVVIDNSSAWRKDPEVPLVVSEVNAHAIKNRPKGIIANPNCTTMAAMPVLRPLHQEAQLDALTVATYQAVSGSGVAGVAELHGQASKVVADADKLTHDGGAVDFPEPGVYKRPIAFNVLPLAGSIVDDGSFETDEEQKLRNESRKILEIPELKVSGTCVRVPVFSGHSLQINARFARPISVERAYELLKDAEGVELSEIPTPLQAAGKDASYVGRIRNDETVEHGLALFVSNDNLRKGAALNAVQIAELVAAELKG from the coding sequence GTGAAGGTCGGAATCGTCGGCGCCACCGGTCAGGTCGGCACAGTCATGCGCAGGATCCTGGCCGAGCGGAAGTTCCCCGTCGCCGAGCTGCGGCTCTTCGCCTCCGCCCGTTCCGCAGGCTCCACCCTCGCGTACGAGGGCACGGACATCACCGTCGAGGACGCCTCCACGGCGGACTACACCGGGCTGGACATCGTGCTGTTCTCCGCGGGCGGCGCGACCTCGAAGGCACTGGCCGAGAAGGTCGCCTCCCAGGGTGCCGTGGTGATCGACAACTCATCCGCCTGGCGCAAGGACCCCGAGGTCCCGCTGGTGGTCTCCGAGGTCAACGCGCACGCGATCAAGAACCGCCCCAAGGGCATCATCGCCAACCCGAACTGCACCACGATGGCCGCCATGCCCGTGCTGCGCCCCCTGCACCAGGAGGCGCAGCTCGACGCGCTGACGGTCGCCACCTACCAGGCGGTGTCGGGCTCCGGCGTCGCGGGCGTCGCGGAGCTGCACGGCCAGGCCTCCAAGGTCGTCGCCGACGCGGACAAGCTGACGCACGACGGCGGCGCGGTCGACTTCCCCGAGCCGGGCGTCTACAAGCGTCCGATCGCCTTCAACGTGCTGCCGCTCGCGGGTTCGATCGTCGACGACGGCTCCTTCGAGACGGACGAGGAGCAGAAGCTCCGCAACGAGTCCCGCAAGATCCTGGAGATCCCGGAGCTCAAGGTCTCCGGCACCTGCGTCCGGGTCCCGGTCTTCTCCGGCCACTCCCTCCAGATCAACGCCCGTTTCGCCCGCCCGATCAGCGTGGAGCGCGCCTACGAGCTGCTCAAGGACGCCGAGGGCGTCGAGCTCTCGGAGATCCCGACCCCGCTTCAGGCGGCCGGCAAGGACGCCTCGTACGTGGGCCGCATCCGGAACGACGAGACGGTCGAGCACGGCCTCGCGCTGTTCGTCTCCAACGACAACCTGCGCAAGGGCGCCGCGCTGAACGCGGTCCAGATCGCGGAGCTGGTGGCGGCGGAGCTCAAGGGCTGA
- a CDS encoding DUF1203 domain-containing protein: MTAYEARPIGPDTLEELRTTDDAGRPCVPYTATEGGEPLRCCLRGAEPGERIALVSYAPLRRWAVETWARPGAYDEQGPVFVHAEECEGPADDRPGYPFSRAGALRTVRRYDADGRIVGGRLLEIPAEEEQGFDAALAEAFADPRVVLAHVRAVEYGCFHFEVRAG; this comes from the coding sequence ATGACCGCATACGAGGCGCGGCCCATCGGGCCGGACACCCTGGAAGAGCTCCGCACGACCGACGACGCGGGGCGGCCCTGCGTCCCGTACACGGCCACGGAGGGCGGCGAGCCCCTGCGCTGCTGCCTGCGCGGCGCCGAACCGGGCGAGAGGATCGCCCTGGTCTCCTACGCGCCGCTGCGCCGCTGGGCGGTGGAGACCTGGGCGCGCCCCGGGGCGTACGACGAGCAGGGGCCGGTCTTCGTCCACGCCGAGGAGTGCGAGGGGCCGGCGGACGACCGGCCCGGCTATCCGTTCTCCCGGGCGGGCGCCCTGCGCACGGTCCGGCGCTACGACGCCGACGGCAGGATCGTCGGAGGCCGGCTGCTGGAGATCCCGGCCGAGGAGGAGCAGGGCTTCGACGCGGCCCTCGCGGAGGCGTTCGCGGACCCGCGGGTGGTGCTGGCGCACGTACGGGCCGTGGAGTACGGGTGCTTCCACTTCGAGGTGCGGGCCGGCTGA
- the pepN gene encoding aminopeptidase N, which translates to MPGTNLTREEAQERARLLTVDAYEIDLDLSGAQEGGTYRSVTTVRFDSAEDGAETFIDLVAPAVHDVVLNGRSLDVAAVFRDARIALKHLRAGTNELKVVADCSYTNTGEGLHRFVDPVDEQAYLYTQFEVPDARRVFASFEQPDLKATFRFTVKAPAGWTVISNSPTPEPKDDVWSFEPTPRVSTYITALIAGPYHAVHSSYEKDGQSVPLGIYCRPSLAEYLDADEIFAVTRQGFEWFQEKFDYAYPFAKYDQLFVPEFNAGAMENAGAVTIRDQYVFRSKVTDAAYETRAETILHELAHMWFGDLVTMEWWNDLWLNESFATYTSIACLSDAEGSRWPHSWTTFANSMKTWAYRQDQLPSTHPIMADIQDLDDVLVNFDGITYAKGASVLKQLVAYVGKDAFFQGVQAYFKAHAFGNTRLSDLLGALEETSGRDLKTWSKAWLETAGINILRPEIETDENGHVTSFTVLQEAPALPAGAKGEPTLRPHRIAIGCYSFDETGAGGGKLVRTDRIELDVDGERTTVPFPSGTARPAVVLLNDDDLSYAKVRLDEESLRVVTAHLGDFTESLPRALSWASAWDMTRDGELATRDYLALVLSGIGKETDIGVVQSLHRQVKLALDLYAAPEWREAGLNQWTEATLAHLRAAEPASDHQLAWARAFAATARSPLHLDVLQSLLDGTQEIEGLAVDTELRWAFVQRLAATGLLDEEEITAEYERDRTAAGERHAASARAAQPSEEAKAEAWASVVESDKLPNSLQESVIDGFVQTEQRELLAPYAEKYFTAVKDVWDTRSHEMAQQIAVGLYPSLHVSQETLDATDAWLEAVRPSAALRRLVSESRSGVERALKAQAADAAAATA; encoded by the coding sequence GTGCCTGGCACGAATCTGACCCGCGAAGAGGCACAGGAGCGGGCGCGCCTGCTGACCGTGGACGCGTACGAGATCGATCTCGACCTCTCCGGCGCGCAGGAGGGCGGCACCTACCGGTCCGTCACCACCGTGCGCTTCGACTCCGCCGAGGACGGTGCCGAGACCTTCATCGACCTGGTGGCCCCCGCGGTCCACGACGTCGTGCTGAACGGCAGGAGCCTCGACGTCGCCGCCGTCTTCCGGGACGCCCGGATCGCGCTGAAGCACCTCCGGGCCGGCACCAACGAGCTCAAGGTCGTCGCCGACTGCTCGTACACGAACACGGGTGAGGGGCTGCACCGCTTCGTCGACCCGGTCGACGAGCAGGCCTACCTCTACACCCAGTTCGAGGTGCCGGACGCCCGCCGGGTGTTCGCCAGCTTCGAGCAGCCCGACCTGAAGGCGACCTTCCGGTTCACCGTGAAGGCCCCGGCGGGCTGGACCGTGATCTCCAACTCGCCGACGCCCGAGCCGAAGGACGACGTCTGGTCCTTCGAGCCGACGCCGCGCGTCTCCACCTACATCACGGCCCTGATCGCCGGCCCGTACCACGCGGTGCACAGCAGCTACGAGAAGGACGGCCAGTCCGTCCCGCTCGGCATCTACTGCCGCCCCTCGCTCGCCGAGTACCTGGACGCGGACGAGATCTTCGCGGTCACGCGTCAGGGCTTCGAGTGGTTCCAGGAGAAGTTCGACTACGCGTACCCGTTCGCCAAGTACGACCAGCTCTTCGTCCCGGAGTTCAACGCCGGTGCGATGGAGAACGCCGGCGCGGTCACCATCCGCGACCAGTACGTCTTCCGCTCGAAGGTCACGGACGCGGCGTACGAGACGCGGGCCGAGACCATCCTCCACGAGCTGGCCCACATGTGGTTCGGCGACCTGGTGACCATGGAGTGGTGGAACGACCTCTGGCTGAACGAGTCGTTCGCCACGTACACCTCGATCGCCTGCCTGTCGGACGCCGAGGGCTCCCGGTGGCCGCACTCCTGGACGACGTTCGCCAACTCCATGAAGACGTGGGCGTACCGCCAGGACCAGCTGCCGTCGACGCACCCGATCATGGCGGACATCCAGGACCTCGACGACGTCCTGGTGAACTTCGACGGGATCACGTATGCGAAGGGCGCCTCGGTCCTGAAGCAGCTCGTGGCGTACGTCGGCAAGGACGCGTTCTTCCAGGGCGTGCAGGCGTACTTCAAGGCGCATGCCTTCGGGAACACGCGCCTGTCGGACCTGCTGGGCGCGCTGGAGGAGACCTCCGGCCGTGACCTGAAGACCTGGTCGAAGGCGTGGCTGGAGACGGCCGGGATCAACATCCTCCGCCCGGAGATCGAGACCGACGAGAACGGCCACGTCACCTCGTTCACGGTCCTCCAGGAGGCCCCCGCGCTCCCCGCCGGGGCGAAGGGCGAGCCGACACTGCGCCCGCACAGGATCGCCATCGGCTGCTACTCCTTCGACGAGACCGGGGCCGGGGGCGGGAAGCTGGTCCGCACGGACCGGATCGAGCTGGACGTCGACGGCGAGCGGACCACCGTGCCGTTCCCGTCCGGCACGGCCCGCCCGGCGGTCGTCCTGCTCAACGACGACGACCTGTCGTACGCGAAGGTCCGCCTCGACGAGGAGTCGCTGCGGGTCGTCACCGCGCACCTGGGCGACTTCACCGAGTCCCTGCCGCGCGCGCTGAGCTGGGCCTCGGCCTGGGACATGACGCGCGACGGCGAGCTGGCGACGCGCGACTACCTGGCGCTGGTCCTCTCCGGGATCGGCAAGGAGACGGACATCGGCGTCGTGCAGTCGCTGCACCGCCAGGTGAAGCTGGCCCTGGACCTCTACGCCGCCCCGGAGTGGCGCGAGGCGGGTCTGAACCAGTGGACCGAGGCGACGCTGGCGCACCTGCGCGCGGCGGAGCCGGCCAGTGACCACCAGCTGGCGTGGGCCCGCGCCTTCGCGGCGACGGCCCGCAGCCCGCTCCACCTGGACGTGCTGCAGTCGCTGCTGGACGGCACCCAGGAGATCGAGGGCCTGGCCGTCGACACCGAGCTGCGCTGGGCGTTCGTGCAGCGCCTGGCCGCGACCGGCCTGCTCGACGAGGAGGAGATCACCGCCGAGTACGAGCGCGACAGGACGGCGGCCGGCGAGCGCCACGCGGCCTCCGCACGCGCGGCCCAGCCCTCCGAGGAGGCGAAGGCCGAGGCGTGGGCGTCGGTCGTCGAGTCGGACAAGCTGCCGAACTCCCTCCAGGAGTCGGTCATCGACGGGTTCGTGCAGACCGAACAGCGTGAGCTGCTGGCTCCGTACGCGGAGAAGTACTTCACGGCAGTGAAGGACGTCTGGGACACCCGCAGCCACGAGATGGCCCAGCAGATCGCCGTGGGCCTCTACCCGTCCCTCCACGTCTCGCAGGAGACCCTGGACGCCACGGACGCCTGGCTCGAAGCGGTGCGGCCGAGCGCGGCCCTGCGCCGGCTGGTGTCGGAGTCCCGTTCGGGCGTGGAGCGTGCGCTGAAGGCGCAGGCGGCGGACGCCGCGGCGGCCACCGCCTAG
- the alc gene encoding allantoicase — protein sequence MTTDANETAFHDTDPHANDAAPYGGGDPYADYRAATGLSFTDLVDLADRRLGAGVIAANDEFFAERENLLIREPAVFDPERFGHKGKIMDGWETRRRRGADADHPFPAPGDHDWAIVRLGAPGIIRGIIVDTAHFRGNYPQRVSVQAVAVEGSPSPEQLLADDVKWEELVPPTPVRGHAANAFEITGDRRYTHLRLCQHPDGGIARLRVHGEVVPDPAWLAALGTIDLISIMNGGTYEDASDRFYSSPAQIILPGTSRKMDDGWENRRRRVRDTNDWVRFRLPAQGAVRAVEIDTAYLKGNAAGWISLQGRDGTTGEWSEIVPRTRLQPDTVHRFVLDTEAVVTHVRLDAFPDGGVARMRLHGSLTEAGAAELARRYERSRG from the coding sequence ATGACCACCGACGCGAACGAGACCGCATTCCACGACACCGACCCCCACGCGAACGACGCGGCCCCTTACGGCGGGGGCGACCCTTACGCCGACTACCGGGCGGCCACCGGCCTCTCCTTCACCGACCTCGTCGACCTCGCGGACCGCCGCCTCGGCGCGGGCGTGATCGCCGCCAACGACGAGTTCTTCGCCGAGCGCGAGAACCTCCTGATCCGCGAACCCGCGGTCTTCGACCCCGAGCGCTTCGGCCACAAGGGCAAGATCATGGACGGCTGGGAGACCCGCCGCCGCCGCGGCGCCGACGCGGACCACCCCTTCCCCGCCCCCGGGGACCACGACTGGGCGATCGTCCGCCTCGGCGCCCCCGGGATCATCCGGGGCATCATCGTCGACACCGCCCACTTCCGGGGCAACTACCCGCAGCGCGTCTCCGTCCAGGCGGTGGCGGTCGAGGGCTCCCCGAGCCCCGAGCAGCTCCTCGCCGACGACGTGAAGTGGGAGGAGCTCGTCCCGCCGACGCCGGTACGCGGCCACGCCGCCAACGCCTTCGAGATCACCGGCGACCGCCGCTACACCCACCTGCGCCTCTGCCAGCACCCCGACGGCGGCATCGCCCGACTCCGCGTCCACGGCGAGGTCGTCCCGGACCCGGCGTGGCTCGCGGCGCTGGGCACGATCGACCTGATCTCGATCATGAACGGCGGCACCTACGAGGACGCCTCGGACCGCTTCTACTCCTCGCCGGCCCAGATCATCCTGCCCGGCACCTCCCGCAAGATGGACGACGGCTGGGAGAACCGCCGCCGCCGGGTCCGCGACACGAACGACTGGGTACGCTTCCGGCTCCCCGCCCAGGGCGCGGTGCGCGCCGTCGAGATCGACACGGCCTACCTGAAGGGCAACGCGGCCGGCTGGATCAGCCTCCAGGGCCGCGACGGCACGACGGGCGAGTGGTCCGAGATCGTCCCGCGCACCCGGCTCCAGCCCGACACGGTGCACCGCTTCGTCCTGGACACCGAGGCCGTGGTCACCCACGTCCGCCTCGACGCCTTCCCCGACGGCGGCGTCGCCCGGATGCGGCTCCACGGCTCGCTGACGGAGGCGGGCGCGGCCGAACTGGCCCGCCGGTACGAGCGGTCCAGGGGCTGA
- a CDS encoding TetR/AcrR family transcriptional regulator produces MATRTPRTRRRAEALSRERIVAAAVELLDTAGEGGLTFRVLTERLATGPGAIYWHVANKGELLGAATDAVVADAVAVTPGGSPDSPQEGVRAVALGLFDAIEQHPWLATQLATQLSRNPWGPVTPRIFESIGRQVRAMGVPESDWTTATSALMHYVLGAAAQNAANVEGARALGPGADRAEFLDSVSAAWEELDPDEYPFTRAAADQMRGHDDREQFLAGIDFILSGVTARPPAT; encoded by the coding sequence ATGGCAACGCGGACACCACGGACCCGGCGGCGCGCCGAGGCACTCTCCCGGGAGCGCATCGTCGCGGCCGCCGTCGAGCTGCTCGACACGGCCGGTGAGGGCGGGCTGACGTTCCGGGTGCTGACCGAGCGCCTCGCCACCGGCCCCGGCGCGATCTACTGGCACGTGGCGAACAAGGGTGAGCTGCTCGGCGCGGCGACCGACGCCGTCGTCGCCGACGCTGTGGCGGTCACGCCCGGCGGGTCCCCGGACTCGCCGCAGGAGGGCGTCCGCGCCGTCGCGCTCGGTCTGTTCGACGCGATCGAGCAACACCCGTGGCTCGCCACGCAGCTGGCCACCCAGCTCTCCCGCAACCCCTGGGGGCCGGTGACGCCGCGGATCTTCGAGAGCATCGGACGGCAGGTCCGCGCGATGGGCGTACCCGAGTCCGACTGGACCACGGCGACCTCGGCGCTGATGCACTACGTCCTCGGTGCCGCCGCACAGAACGCGGCGAACGTCGAGGGCGCCCGCGCCCTCGGGCCCGGTGCGGACCGCGCCGAGTTCCTCGACTCCGTGTCGGCCGCGTGGGAGGAGCTCGACCCCGACGAGTACCCGTTCACCAGGGCCGCCGCGGACCAGATGCGCGGGCACGACGACCGGGAGCAGTTCCTGGCGGGGATCGACTTCATCCTCTCCGGCGTCACGGCCCGTCCGCCGGCCACGTAG
- a CDS encoding LysR substrate-binding domain-containing protein, whose product MTEWDVKKLRILRTLRDRGTVTATAQALLMTPSAVSQQLTNLAGQLGVPLLEAQGRRVRLTDAAHLVLRHAETVFAQLERADAELTGYLRGEAGQVRVGAFSTAVPALVVPAVRLLRAGDRPGPEVRVREAEAAQAYELLSAGEVDLALSLAAHAPTARDPRFTLLPLLADPLDVALPVDHRLARAPGLRLADLAAEPWIFGGSGPWSEITRAACEAAGFVPEQAHSASGWTAILAMVEAGMGVALVPRMASAADRSGDGVAMRVLESDRPRRHVVAAVRQGAEQGPAVARVLTALQSVAGAEERRAGDR is encoded by the coding sequence ATGACCGAGTGGGACGTCAAGAAGCTCCGCATCCTGCGCACCCTGCGCGACCGTGGCACGGTCACCGCCACGGCCCAGGCCCTTCTCATGACCCCGTCGGCCGTCTCGCAGCAGCTCACCAACCTGGCCGGGCAGCTCGGCGTACCGCTCCTGGAGGCGCAGGGCCGCCGGGTCCGGCTCACCGACGCCGCGCATCTCGTCCTGCGCCACGCCGAGACGGTCTTCGCCCAGCTGGAGCGCGCCGACGCCGAGCTGACCGGCTATCTGCGGGGTGAGGCGGGACAGGTGCGGGTCGGCGCCTTCTCGACGGCCGTGCCCGCCCTCGTCGTACCGGCCGTACGGCTCCTGCGGGCCGGGGACCGTCCGGGCCCCGAGGTGCGCGTACGGGAGGCGGAGGCCGCCCAGGCGTACGAGCTCCTGTCTGCGGGGGAGGTGGACCTCGCCCTCTCCCTGGCGGCGCACGCGCCCACGGCCCGGGACCCCCGCTTCACCCTGCTGCCGCTGCTGGCCGATCCGCTGGACGTCGCGCTGCCCGTGGACCACCGCCTTGCCCGCGCGCCGGGCCTCCGGCTGGCCGATCTCGCCGCCGAACCCTGGATCTTCGGGGGGTCGGGCCCCTGGTCGGAGATCACGAGGGCCGCGTGCGAAGCGGCGGGGTTCGTGCCCGAACAGGCCCACAGCGCCTCGGGCTGGACCGCGATCCTGGCCATGGTGGAGGCCGGGATGGGGGTCGCCCTCGTCCCCCGGATGGCGTCCGCCGCGGACCGGTCGGGTGACGGCGTGGCCATGCGGGTCCTGGAGTCGGACCGCCCGCGCCGCCATGTCGTGGCGGCCGTGCGGCAGGGCGCGGAGCAGGGGCCGGCGGTGGCGCGGGTGCTGACGGCGCTCCAGTCGGTGGCGGGGGCCGAGGAGCGCCGGGCCGGGGACCGGTGA